A window of Syngnathoides biaculeatus isolate LvHL_M chromosome 9, ASM1980259v1, whole genome shotgun sequence contains these coding sequences:
- the sp2 gene encoding transcription factor Sp2 isoform X1 — MSGSKDNMTTIVAVSPSEYLQPSTTTTQDSQPSPLALLAATCSKIGPPAAQAPATSPPAQTQPRRLLPIKPAPIAPAPPKNLGFLQAKGNVIQLPAGLGASTPGSPIVVTIQQSAARPSPQTPANIQYQVMPQIQGAQTIQVMPQGGQIQLIPGTNQAFITTPMSLPAQAAAAPVAAPIPPQKTVAIKPSPKMRKSSAAANVVQLPGGLTLPLNVATGEVGSAQIVTETAAVAPAIAGKPRRGRKKKVMLAPQAVSPAPPPAQPPSPPPEQLETILIEAADNIIQAGNNLLIVQSPGQPAVVQQVQLVPPKQDPPMVQIPQQALKVVQAASASLPPVPQRQSPAPTGLQVASPDTAQTQIFFKTGAGEWRSVQLQDTVSSATTPTTPVATPASPPPPTTKKPPASGRKERTLAKIAPAGGMISLNTSQLSSAAQAVQTISINGVQVQGVPVTITNAGGQQHLTVQTMQGGGLQLAGVAAPGQPAIQVDQTLTLELPGHPSEKKRRMACTCPNCKDAEKRPGDAGKRKHICHFPGCDKTFRKTSLLRAHVRLHTGERPFVCNWVFCGKRFTRSDELQRHARTHTGDKRFECSQCQKRFMRSDHLTKHFKTHINTKNL, encoded by the exons ATGAGCG gGTCAAAAGACAACATGACCACCATAGTCGCTGTCAGTCCCAGTGAATATCTCCAGCCCTCTACCACCACCACACAG GACAGTCAGCCATCCCCTTTGGCCCTACTGGCTGCCACCTGCAGTAAGATCGGACCCCCCGCCGCCCAAGCCCCTGCTACGTCGCCGCCAGCTCAGACGCAGCCTCGCCGCCTTCTCCCTATCAAGCCAGCGCCTATCGCACCCGCGCCCCCCAAGAACCTGGGCTTCCTTCAAGCCAAGGGTAATGTGATCCAGCTCCCTGCTGGCCTGGGCGCCAGTACGCCTGGCAGTCCCATCGTGGTCACCATCCAGCAGAGTGCGGCTCGCCCCAGCCCCCAGACCCCTGCCAACATCCAGTATCAGGTGATGCCACAGATACAGGGAGCCCAGACCATCCAGGTGATGCCGCAGGGGGGCCAGATTCAGCTCATACCAGGCACCAACCAGGCTTTCATCACCACTCCCATGTCCTTGCCGGCTCAGGCAGCCGCCGCCCCTGTAGCCGCCCCTATCCCGCCACAAAAGACGGTCGCCATCAAACCCTCGCCCAAAATGAGGAAGTCGAGTGCTGCTGCCAACGTTGTGCAGCTGCCCGGTGGACTCACGCTGCCACTCAACGTGGCGACGGGGGAAGTGGGCAGCGCGCAGATCGTAACCGAGACAGCGGCAGTAGCGCCTGCTATAGCGGGGAAGCCACGACGAGGTAGGAAGAAAAAAGTGATGCTGGCCCCTCAAGCGGTGTCCCCAGCCCCACCGCCGGCGCAGCCTCCCTCACCTCCCCCAGAACAGTTGGAGACCATCTTGATCGAAGCTGCTGATAATATCATTCAG GCCGGAAACAACCTGTTGATTGTCCAGAGTCCGGGCCAGCCAGCAGTGGTACAGCAGGTGCAGCTAGTGCCGCCCAAGCAGGACCCTCCGATGGTCCAGATACCCCAGCAGGCTCTGAAGGTGGTGCAAGCCGCCTCTGCCTCACTGCCGCCTGTCCCACAGAGGCAGTCGCCCGCGCCCACGGGCCTGCAGGTGGCGTCACCAGACACGGCGCAAACACAG ATCTTTTTCAAGACAGGAGCTGGTGAGTGGCGGTCCGTGCAACTTCAGGACACTGTTTCTTCAGCAACAACGCCTACCACTCCCGTTGCCACGCCCGcctccccaccccctcccaccaCCAAGAAGCCACCAGCGAGCGGCAGGAAGGAACGCACCCTGGCCAAGATTGCGCCGGCAGGCGGGATGATCTCGCTGAACACATCGCAGCTGTCGTCTGCGGCGCAGGCGGTGCAGACCATCAGCATTAACGGTGTCCAAGTGCAGGGAGTTCCTGTCACCATCACCAATGCAGGAG gccAGCAGCACTTGACGGTGCAGACCATGCAGGGTGGAGGACTCCAGCTGGCGGGGGTGGCGGCTCCTGGGCAGCCGGCCATCCAGGTGGACCAGACACTTACGCTTGAACTCCCCGGACATCCCAGCGAGAAAAAGAGACGTATGGCCTGCACGTGCCCCAACTGTAAAGACGCAGAGAAAAG GCCAGGTGATGCGGGCAAGCGTAAGCACATTTGTCACTTTCCCGGCTGTGACAAGACCTTCCGCAAGACATCACTGTTGCGAGCTCACGTCCGCCTGCACACGGGGGAACGGCCGTTTGTCTGCAACTGGGTGTTCTGCGGCAAGCGCTTCACGCGGAGCGACGAGCTGCAGCGGCATGCCAGGACGCACACGG gAGACAAACGCTTTGAGTGCAGCCAGTGTCAGAAGCGCTTCATGAGGAGCGACCACCTTACCAAGCATTTCAAGACGCACATAAACACCAAGAACCTGTGA
- the sp2 gene encoding transcription factor Sp2 isoform X2 — MTTIVAVSPSEYLQPSTTTTQDSQPSPLALLAATCSKIGPPAAQAPATSPPAQTQPRRLLPIKPAPIAPAPPKNLGFLQAKGNVIQLPAGLGASTPGSPIVVTIQQSAARPSPQTPANIQYQVMPQIQGAQTIQVMPQGGQIQLIPGTNQAFITTPMSLPAQAAAAPVAAPIPPQKTVAIKPSPKMRKSSAAANVVQLPGGLTLPLNVATGEVGSAQIVTETAAVAPAIAGKPRRGRKKKVMLAPQAVSPAPPPAQPPSPPPEQLETILIEAADNIIQAGNNLLIVQSPGQPAVVQQVQLVPPKQDPPMVQIPQQALKVVQAASASLPPVPQRQSPAPTGLQVASPDTAQTQIFFKTGAGEWRSVQLQDTVSSATTPTTPVATPASPPPPTTKKPPASGRKERTLAKIAPAGGMISLNTSQLSSAAQAVQTISINGVQVQGVPVTITNAGGQQHLTVQTMQGGGLQLAGVAAPGQPAIQVDQTLTLELPGHPSEKKRRMACTCPNCKDAEKRPGDAGKRKHICHFPGCDKTFRKTSLLRAHVRLHTGERPFVCNWVFCGKRFTRSDELQRHARTHTGDKRFECSQCQKRFMRSDHLTKHFKTHINTKNL, encoded by the exons ATGACCACCATAGTCGCTGTCAGTCCCAGTGAATATCTCCAGCCCTCTACCACCACCACACAG GACAGTCAGCCATCCCCTTTGGCCCTACTGGCTGCCACCTGCAGTAAGATCGGACCCCCCGCCGCCCAAGCCCCTGCTACGTCGCCGCCAGCTCAGACGCAGCCTCGCCGCCTTCTCCCTATCAAGCCAGCGCCTATCGCACCCGCGCCCCCCAAGAACCTGGGCTTCCTTCAAGCCAAGGGTAATGTGATCCAGCTCCCTGCTGGCCTGGGCGCCAGTACGCCTGGCAGTCCCATCGTGGTCACCATCCAGCAGAGTGCGGCTCGCCCCAGCCCCCAGACCCCTGCCAACATCCAGTATCAGGTGATGCCACAGATACAGGGAGCCCAGACCATCCAGGTGATGCCGCAGGGGGGCCAGATTCAGCTCATACCAGGCACCAACCAGGCTTTCATCACCACTCCCATGTCCTTGCCGGCTCAGGCAGCCGCCGCCCCTGTAGCCGCCCCTATCCCGCCACAAAAGACGGTCGCCATCAAACCCTCGCCCAAAATGAGGAAGTCGAGTGCTGCTGCCAACGTTGTGCAGCTGCCCGGTGGACTCACGCTGCCACTCAACGTGGCGACGGGGGAAGTGGGCAGCGCGCAGATCGTAACCGAGACAGCGGCAGTAGCGCCTGCTATAGCGGGGAAGCCACGACGAGGTAGGAAGAAAAAAGTGATGCTGGCCCCTCAAGCGGTGTCCCCAGCCCCACCGCCGGCGCAGCCTCCCTCACCTCCCCCAGAACAGTTGGAGACCATCTTGATCGAAGCTGCTGATAATATCATTCAG GCCGGAAACAACCTGTTGATTGTCCAGAGTCCGGGCCAGCCAGCAGTGGTACAGCAGGTGCAGCTAGTGCCGCCCAAGCAGGACCCTCCGATGGTCCAGATACCCCAGCAGGCTCTGAAGGTGGTGCAAGCCGCCTCTGCCTCACTGCCGCCTGTCCCACAGAGGCAGTCGCCCGCGCCCACGGGCCTGCAGGTGGCGTCACCAGACACGGCGCAAACACAG ATCTTTTTCAAGACAGGAGCTGGTGAGTGGCGGTCCGTGCAACTTCAGGACACTGTTTCTTCAGCAACAACGCCTACCACTCCCGTTGCCACGCCCGcctccccaccccctcccaccaCCAAGAAGCCACCAGCGAGCGGCAGGAAGGAACGCACCCTGGCCAAGATTGCGCCGGCAGGCGGGATGATCTCGCTGAACACATCGCAGCTGTCGTCTGCGGCGCAGGCGGTGCAGACCATCAGCATTAACGGTGTCCAAGTGCAGGGAGTTCCTGTCACCATCACCAATGCAGGAG gccAGCAGCACTTGACGGTGCAGACCATGCAGGGTGGAGGACTCCAGCTGGCGGGGGTGGCGGCTCCTGGGCAGCCGGCCATCCAGGTGGACCAGACACTTACGCTTGAACTCCCCGGACATCCCAGCGAGAAAAAGAGACGTATGGCCTGCACGTGCCCCAACTGTAAAGACGCAGAGAAAAG GCCAGGTGATGCGGGCAAGCGTAAGCACATTTGTCACTTTCCCGGCTGTGACAAGACCTTCCGCAAGACATCACTGTTGCGAGCTCACGTCCGCCTGCACACGGGGGAACGGCCGTTTGTCTGCAACTGGGTGTTCTGCGGCAAGCGCTTCACGCGGAGCGACGAGCTGCAGCGGCATGCCAGGACGCACACGG gAGACAAACGCTTTGAGTGCAGCCAGTGTCAGAAGCGCTTCATGAGGAGCGACCACCTTACCAAGCATTTCAAGACGCACATAAACACCAAGAACCTGTGA